The genomic interval CGGCGGTAAGTGGATTGGCATGCGTACTTGTGCTATTTGCCATGGGCCGTCGTATGTACGGCCCGGAAACCGGGTTCCTGGCCGGACTTATTCTGCTCTCCAGCCTTTTCTTTCTCGTAGTTTGCCGGTCCGCTTTGATGGATGCCCATCTAACATTGTTTGTCACCTGTGCACTGTGGGGATTCTGGGAAGCCCTTCGCAATCCAGACAGCTCCCTGCTGTGGATGCTCTTGTGCGGGGGTGCCACTGGTCTGGCAGTCCTTACCAAAGGCCCGCTGGGGTTACTTCTTGTGGGCACGGTTGGGCTCTTTATGTTGGTAAGCACCCGCAAATTCTCTTTGGTGCGCAAGCTGCATCCAATAGCCACTCTGACAATTTTCTTATTGGTGGCATCTTCATGGTACGCTGTGATTACGTGGAAGACTGGATGGGAGTTTTTGCTGGACTTCATAATCAGGGAGAATATAGACAAGCTGTTTAGGCCGACTTTAGGACACGGAGGCCCTGTGTGGTATTATCTGCCGGTTTTGCTGTTTGCGATTCTGCCCTGGAGTTTGTTTCTGCCATGGGCAATTCGATCCATGTGGAAACACGGCTGGGAGGAAAAGGCTTTCTTGCTGGGCTGGGCGGTAATCCCGTTCGTATTTTTCTCGCTACTTGGCACTAAGCTTCCGCATTACATACTACCGATTTTCCCTGCCTTGGCCCTTATTATAGCCCGGGCCTTGGTCGGAGCCGAGGAAAACAAAAGCACACCTCCGGGCTATATCCTTCACGTGCTTTGCGGGCTTGGGATCTTATTGCTGATCGGAGGACTGGTGGGTTGGAACATGCAACCTGCCCTGGCAGGGTGGAGGCTGCCTCTGACCCTATTGCCCCTGTGCCTTGGATGGGCCGTTGCTGCTCGTCGCCCCAACCGGTATCCATTCACACGGCCTTATCTCGTGGGAAGCATGCTGTTGTTCATACTCTTGGCCGCACATGTCATGGTCCCGCACCTGGACCGTTTCCGGGTGGTACATCAGGCAGCTGCCCACGCTGCCAGCTGGGCTGAAGAGAAAACTCATCAGGGTCAGCGGCCACGGCTATTAGCCCACCGCTACCGTGAGCCAGGTATGCTCTTTTATGCCAGGCAGGGTATTGCAAAGGTGGACGATGATAGATTGCAGGAGGCCCTCTTTTTACCGAGCCCGCTCCTTGTCATTGCCAGGAGTAAATTTTATGAACAGATGTCTGAAGACCTGAAATCTCAATTCCGTGTTCGGGCACGCTATGAAGGGTACTGCGAGAACAAAGGACAGATGACTCTTTTACTTTTGGAAGCTCTTCACAGGGATGAAGGCCGCCCGGACTCTGAGTGCCTTTCGTCTGTGCATGGCAATTCCTGATGGGAAAGGAAGTGCAGTTGAACAAGAATTTGTTGATTTCGACCTTCACGGCTCTATTAACAGTCTTTGTTACCTTTATTTTCGATGCTCAGATCGGTGTATTTTTTAGAAAAATAATTCCTGACGCTGCAACCAGGCACACCGTTGAACTCTTTTCAGACTGGGGAGTGTGGTTTTTCTACGCTATTTTTGCAGGACTGATCGTTTATGCACTTTTCAAGAAAGATAGGAATTTACGCGGTGTATGCTCGGCATATCTAAAGACCCAACTAATTTTTTCTTTCGCGGTTGTAAGGCTTATGAAGATATTGTTCGGGCGTGCAAGGCCGGAGTATGGAATGGAATTTACATTTCTTTCTGTCGATGACCACTACAATTCGTTTCCGTCAGGACATTCGGCAGATGTCTTTGTGTCTGGCGTATTTCTATTCTGTTTGCTGAGACATTCTAAATACCGTGTTGTACCTCTTTGTTATGCCTTTTTGATGGCCTTGCTAAGGATAATAGTTAGTGCCCACCATCCATCGGATGTTGTTGCTGGTATAGCCATAGGTGTATTAGGGGCACATATTATTCTATGGAAACGGCCATTCCGGCGGGCGAGACTTCCAAACAAAGGTGCTTGTGGGTAGACAATTAGAATACGCCCATGATCCTTGCGCATATACCAAAATGATTACGCCTTTGAACCCTTCCATAAGGGATTTACCACTCAGTTACAGGGGCCGCCTGTTCCTGTCGAACATGGTGTTCGCTTTATGCTAAAGGTCCAAACGTCGTTCAACAGGTAGTTGATGATTGCCGCCAAAAGGATTGCAATAACATTGGCGACCAAGTAGTGAGTAAACTGTACTATCACTTTTGTGATGAGAAACTGACAGACGATAGATAGCCAGCAGGCAAGAAAGTACTGTACTAATTGAACCCAGAGAGCTTTTTTGATTTCTTTCTTTCGCTCACCCCATGTCCAGAGCCTGTTCCATGTAAAGTTGTTGATCGTTGCACAAAAAATGGCCAGGGTTAGAGAGAGGTTGAGACGCATTCCATCAGTACTTATCCATTTGAAAATATATTCTTGTGCGAGATATAAGACACCCAGATTAACTACCATTCCTGAAAATCCCACGGAGCCGAATTTAAGGAAACGGTGTCTCACTAATTTCGAGATCAGTGGTGTTAGAAAAGCGTTCTGAGTGCTGTCCATCGAATTTTTTTCTCACCTCTGTTAACTTTTACTTCCATTTTCAAGAAATTCCATTGCCTTTGCATATACCTGATCTGGATGAATCCCTTTCAGGCACCGATTGTCCCCATCACATGGAGAGTTGCGGTGATTATAGGCGGTAAGGCACGGGGAGCAGGAAAAGGATCGATAGAAAAAAAAGGCCTTTTTGTTTAGTGTACCATAAAGCGCCGGAGTTTCAGGGCCGTAAAATATGATGGTCGGGATAGGCGTTAAAGCAGCGAACTGTCCGGGTCCTCCGTCATTGGTAATAAGAAGGCATGCCCGATAAAAAAGGGCCATCAGTTCCCGAAGATTTTTTGTATATCCGGTCAAATCAATGCAATGGAGATTTCCACACCGGGATAAAATCGTCTTCGCAAGGGCTTTGTCGGCCTTCATACCAATGATGGCGACGGCATACCCATCCGAGATGAATCTCTCCGACAAGCGGCAATAATAATCAAGGGGCCATGCCCTAATAGGGAGGATACCGCCACTGGGATAAAGGAGGATCAATTTTTTGTCCTTCACAACAGGAAAATCACAGAGCAGTCGTTCGGTCATACCCTGAATTTCACTTTCTTCAAAGGAAATGGAAGGAGCCTCAAAAGGCTGAGCAGGAACGATCCGTTTGGCAGTTGGCGTCGTTTTCGAA from Candidatus Bathyarchaeota archaeon carries:
- a CDS encoding glycosyltransferase family 39 protein → MNLIKKLNELGHAEWKRQAAVLLLVGSLFLFLGLGNGKLWDRDETTYAEVVREMIQTGDWLVPKYNGELLADKPVLSYWAMIVGARVFGINEVGMRFFSAVSGLACVLVLFAMGRRMYGPETGFLAGLILLSSLFFLVVCRSALMDAHLTLFVTCALWGFWEALRNPDSSLLWMLLCGGATGLAVLTKGPLGLLLVGTVGLFMLVSTRKFSLVRKLHPIATLTIFLLVASSWYAVITWKTGWEFLLDFIIRENIDKLFRPTLGHGGPVWYYLPVLLFAILPWSLFLPWAIRSMWKHGWEEKAFLLGWAVIPFVFFSLLGTKLPHYILPIFPALALIIARALVGAEENKSTPPGYILHVLCGLGILLLIGGLVGWNMQPALAGWRLPLTLLPLCLGWAVAARRPNRYPFTRPYLVGSMLLFILLAAHVMVPHLDRFRVVHQAAAHAASWAEEKTHQGQRPRLLAHRYREPGMLFYARQGIAKVDDDRLQEALFLPSPLLVIARSKFYEQMSEDLKSQFRVRARYEGYCENKGQMTLLLLEALHRDEGRPDSECLSSVHGNS
- a CDS encoding phosphatase PAP2 family protein, with the protein product MNKNLLISTFTALLTVFVTFIFDAQIGVFFRKIIPDAATRHTVELFSDWGVWFFYAIFAGLIVYALFKKDRNLRGVCSAYLKTQLIFSFAVVRLMKILFGRARPEYGMEFTFLSVDDHYNSFPSGHSADVFVSGVFLFCLLRHSKYRVVPLCYAFLMALLRIIVSAHHPSDVVAGIAIGVLGAHIILWKRPFRRARLPNKGACG
- a CDS encoding GtrA family protein, with the translated sequence MDSTQNAFLTPLISKLVRHRFLKFGSVGFSGMVVNLGVLYLAQEYIFKWISTDGMRLNLSLTLAIFCATINNFTWNRLWTWGERKKEIKKALWVQLVQYFLACWLSIVCQFLITKVIVQFTHYLVANVIAILLAAIINYLLNDVWTFSIKRTPCSTGTGGPCN
- a CDS encoding glycosyltransferase family 9 protein: MNLTFQRKVDRIVGTLLCRGLSLFPRRKRPSKTILGKILVILLSEMGSLVLAHPMFTQIKRRYPGATIHVLLFEQNREILEILNVIPKENILTINNISMKRFILDCLRVFQKMRRIKFDAIIDCELFSRISAIFSFLSGAVIRVGFHPYTQEGLYRGSFINRPVMYNPYHHISQQFLTMVEALDSKTTPTAKRIVPAQPFEAPSISFEESEIQGMTERLLCDFPVVKDKKLILLYPSGGILPIRAWPLDYYCRLSERFISDGYAVAIIGMKADKALAKTILSRCGNLHCIDLTGYTKNLRELMALFYRACLLITNDGGPGQFAALTPIPTIIFYGPETPALYGTLNKKAFFFYRSFSCSPCLTAYNHRNSPCDGDNRCLKGIHPDQVYAKAMEFLENGSKS